One segment of Bacteroidales bacterium DNA contains the following:
- a CDS encoding gliding motility-associated C-terminal domain-containing protein, translated as MTKITILSLAVLLIAWVVKLIIKAFRNAREIDYSNVNFYPDSEARRDAIYPFEQEKMNNKHEVKNTNYENPNFIHRTLYFILFLLFAIHLQAQTSLQPDNTVTIKPIIKESIADNENISTSVKQTVPIVPNYSSVISVENKKNTSEILAKAQQWLSNQNNKGFIENKGQMIDMDGNLASHVLFRAESPGIIFWITDKGITIETMKIRKEEIPVSKLDKSKDEEIKMRGKQKTKKFIDWERIDVELNGARIQKNNIIKEMMLQGHFNYFLPNCPDGINEVKEYEKITIKNVYRGIDWVFYRKEDGTLKYDFIVNPDADYRQIELLYKSKTPVKINESGQLELYTIYGNIKENTPVSFYDGKEIKTNFTQNNTKSLKINEEEGFETSVKFNISSLNGVSRKSQLVIDPQIVWHTLYGSNNFDGFTSIKEDNAGNIFIGGYFGEPAMPPLYNSGDGAYFQGTGAGGHSDALILKFSPSGILLWGTAYGGDGYDQILDFAVDAAGNLFATGCTGSTDFPIFDASGGAYFQNTFAGGQWDAFILKFSNKGVRLWATYYGGNGNMIDGDDMGKSIAIDSHQNIFITGYTRSSAFPVQSYGSAYYQAAKAAIYGDAFILKFNNSGVRLWATYYGGGGTNAGHVANSITVDNSDNFIITGCAGNASIPTYNPGEGAYYKSGNAGMGDVFICKMSNTGTMLWATNYGGSDYDDAYGVITDNSGNIFVCGHTRSKKFPLLNPGNGAFFQGSHGGGFDDAFILKFKSNGVRLWATYYGGNSPDGYALGAHPMAIDNCDNLYVGFLTMSSNITTMTNVCSGYQDNSYNGSAHTGLQGAGFGDIFLTKFTNTCVLNWATFWGGNGTENRINLLVNRKNYLLAVGECMMEGEGTYGATYPTLVNPGGGAYFDNSYNGWDDSFIVKFGSVYTKNQVDATTCACNGTATVTISGACPNYSYVWSNGQQTLNTSSTSNTATALCPGNYSVTVSSYCMPDTVLYYTLTGGTGSMSLTATGNTICSGVSATITASGANFYTWSNNSNSSTQAVSPTITTTYIVTGSDGAGCTGTASCIVTVSNNLTLTTTGSTICNGKTATITVSGGNTYTWNNNSSVSSQTVSPTITTTYYVTGKNVSGCTGTAQAVVLVNPLPYITTMGNLICAGNSANMIAGGATTYTWSTNQMGSTIAVTPTITTTYMVTGINGNNCTNTAQAVVIVNPKPNITANPATICNGASVNITASNGTTYTWNTGYIGNPLNVMPAATITYTVTGTDGNGCTNTVQAIVTVNNKPNVTATGGTICTGGNINISANNATTYTWNTGSTNNPYNVNPTSTTIYSVTGTDANSCTNTSQATVAVNNKPNVTATGGSTCPGSPINVVGGNGTNYTWSTGFIDNPLIVTPTAAATYTVTGVDVNGCTNTAQATVSLNPTISINTTNPAICFGATTVVSAFNGVSYTWNISLTGSDITVAPTLTTTYTVTGVNASGCSGTGQATVTVNPKPIIAANGTIICNGANANITAINGTTYTWNTGFIGNPLNVTPSNTTTYTVTGTDANQCTNIATAAVTVNPKPDIAANGTTICNGASVNITASNGTTYTWNTGFIGNPLNVTPANTTTYSVTGTDGSDCTNTTQAIVTVNPKPTVTANSPIICDGATTTLTGSGATTYTWSPGGAGTSIVVTPTITTTYTVTGTDGAGCTNTAVATVAVNVKPNITAAGGTICNGGNVNISASNANTYTWDTGSNNNPYNVSPTATTIYNVTGTDGEGCTNTAQTTVTVNQKPNITANGTTICNGASVNITASNGTTYTWNTGFIGNPLNVTPANTTTYSVTGTDGSDCTNTTQAIVTVNAKPNVTANSPIICDGATTTLTGSGATTYTWSPGGASTSIVVTPVATTTYQVTGTDGNGCTNIATATVTVNPKPNITVAGGTICNGGNVNISASNANTYTWNTGSNNNPYNVSPTTTTIYNVTGTDGEGCTNTAQTTVTVNPKPNITANGTTICNGANANITAINGATYIWNTGFIGNPLNVTPTTTTTYSVTGTDGNGCTNTGSAIITVYPNPVISEIVNDEICLNNSGSVKIDTSGGASYTYSWNNGKTTNPLDSLSQGTYTVTVTDSHNCKSEKTITVNNIGIYPNGEAAVDSIKGLITHVFKYAWNGNSGNTYDWDFGDSTHSTLENPTHIYEKTGKYHIKIKVTTQQGCESEYDLYVEVINPSDIEVFNITTPNSDGLNDIFKVKYKGEFSTFSMMIFNRWGVKLFETSDINSGWDARNHSDGTYYYIIKAKATDNKEYDFHGNVTVIR; from the coding sequence ATGACAAAAATAACAATACTATCATTAGCCGTACTACTTATAGCATGGGTAGTTAAATTAATAATTAAAGCATTCCGAAATGCAAGAGAAATTGATTATAGTAATGTGAATTTCTATCCCGATAGCGAAGCTCGTCGGGATGCAATTTATCCATTTGAACAGGAAAAAATGAATAACAAACACGAAGTAAAAAATACAAATTATGAAAATCCCAACTTCATACATCGTACCTTATACTTCATTTTATTTCTTTTATTTGCAATCCATCTGCAAGCCCAAACATCTCTGCAACCCGATAATACCGTCACCATAAAGCCCATAATAAAAGAAAGTATTGCCGATAATGAAAATATATCGACTTCTGTAAAGCAGACAGTTCCTATTGTACCAAATTATTCTTCCGTAATTTCTGTTGAAAACAAAAAAAATACTTCTGAAATATTGGCAAAAGCTCAACAATGGCTGTCAAATCAAAACAATAAAGGTTTTATTGAAAACAAAGGGCAGATGATAGATATGGATGGCAATCTTGCTTCACATGTTCTTTTCAGAGCAGAATCTCCCGGAATAATTTTCTGGATTACAGATAAAGGAATAACAATAGAAACCATGAAAATAAGAAAAGAAGAAATACCTGTAAGTAAACTTGATAAGTCAAAAGACGAAGAAATTAAAATGAGGGGTAAGCAGAAAACAAAAAAATTTATTGACTGGGAACGAATTGATGTTGAGCTTAATGGAGCAAGGATTCAAAAAAACAATATAATAAAAGAAATGATGCTTCAAGGTCATTTTAATTATTTTCTGCCAAATTGTCCTGATGGTATTAATGAAGTAAAAGAGTATGAAAAAATTACTATAAAAAATGTTTACAGAGGTATTGACTGGGTATTTTATAGAAAAGAGGATGGTACTCTGAAATATGATTTTATTGTTAATCCAGATGCCGATTACCGGCAAATAGAATTGCTTTACAAAAGCAAAACGCCTGTTAAAATAAATGAATCCGGGCAATTGGAATTATATACTATATATGGCAATATAAAAGAAAATACTCCTGTGAGTTTTTATGATGGCAAAGAAATAAAAACGAATTTTACGCAAAACAATACAAAATCTTTAAAAATAAATGAAGAAGAGGGTTTTGAAACATCTGTTAAGTTTAACATTTCTTCTCTTAATGGAGTAAGTCGTAAAAGCCAGCTTGTTATCGACCCTCAGATTGTATGGCATACTTTGTATGGAAGTAATAATTTTGATGGATTTACCTCTATTAAAGAAGATAACGCAGGAAATATATTTATAGGTGGATATTTTGGTGAACCCGCAATGCCACCTCTTTATAATTCAGGTGATGGTGCTTATTTTCAGGGAACCGGTGCTGGTGGTCATTCCGATGCTTTGATATTGAAATTTTCTCCTTCTGGTATTTTATTATGGGGTACGGCCTATGGCGGAGATGGATATGACCAGATATTAGATTTTGCTGTTGATGCTGCAGGAAATTTATTTGCAACAGGATGTACAGGTTCAACAGATTTTCCGATTTTTGATGCTAGTGGCGGTGCTTATTTTCAGAATACTTTTGCCGGTGGACAATGGGATGCATTTATCTTGAAGTTTAGCAATAAGGGTGTTCGGCTTTGGGCAACTTATTATGGTGGAAACGGAAATATGATTGATGGGGACGATATGGGTAAATCTATTGCAATTGACAGCCATCAGAATATTTTTATTACGGGATACACCAGGTCATCTGCTTTTCCTGTTCAGAGTTATGGCAGTGCATATTACCAGGCAGCAAAAGCCGCAATCTATGGTGATGCTTTTATCCTTAAATTTAATAATTCGGGCGTTCGGCTTTGGGCTACTTATTATGGAGGAGGAGGGACTAATGCAGGACATGTAGCAAACTCTATCACTGTTGATAATTCCGACAACTTTATTATTACGGGTTGTGCTGGTAACGCCAGTATCCCAACTTATAATCCCGGAGAAGGTGCATATTATAAATCAGGAAATGCAGGAATGGGTGATGTTTTTATTTGTAAAATGTCTAATACGGGGACAATGCTTTGGGCAACCAATTATGGAGGTTCTGATTATGACGATGCTTATGGAGTAATTACCGATAATTCCGGGAATATTTTTGTTTGTGGACATACAAGGTCAAAAAAATTTCCTTTGTTAAATCCTGGTAATGGAGCATTTTTTCAGGGCTCTCATGGTGGAGGTTTTGACGATGCTTTTATTTTAAAATTCAAAAGTAACGGCGTTCGGCTTTGGGCTACTTATTACGGTGGTAATAGTCCTGACGGTTATGCTCTTGGTGCCCATCCTATGGCTATTGATAATTGCGATAACCTATATGTTGGTTTTTTAACTATGTCTTCAAATATAACAACTATGACGAATGTTTGTAGCGGATATCAGGATAATTCATATAATGGTAGCGCTCATACCGGACTTCAGGGAGCAGGGTTTGGGGATATATTTCTCACAAAATTCACAAATACATGTGTTTTAAATTGGGCAACATTTTGGGGTGGAAATGGAACAGAAAATCGTATTAACTTACTTGTTAACCGCAAAAATTATTTACTTGCTGTAGGGGAATGTATGATGGAAGGTGAGGGAACTTATGGAGCAACTTATCCCACTCTTGTTAATCCGGGCGGAGGAGCATATTTTGATAATTCATATAATGGGTGGGACGATTCGTTCATCGTAAAATTTGGTTCTGTTTATACTAAAAATCAGGTTGATGCTACTACATGTGCATGCAATGGCACAGCAACAGTTACTATCAGTGGTGCTTGTCCCAACTATAGTTATGTTTGGAGCAATGGGCAGCAAACACTAAATACTTCTTCTACATCAAATACAGCTACTGCACTATGCCCTGGCAATTATTCAGTTACCGTTTCAAGTTATTGTATGCCCGATACTGTTTTATACTATACACTTACCGGAGGAACAGGAAGCATGTCGTTAACCGCCACAGGCAACACAATATGCTCAGGAGTATCTGCAACAATAACAGCAAGCGGAGCCAATTTTTATACGTGGAGTAATAATTCAAACAGTTCAACACAAGCAGTATCACCAACCATTACCACAACATACATTGTAACCGGCTCAGATGGGGCAGGATGTACTGGAACTGCTTCGTGCATTGTAACGGTAAGCAATAACCTCACTTTAACAACAACAGGAAGTACAATTTGCAACGGAAAAACAGCAACAATAACAGTAAGCGGAGGCAACACATATACGTGGAACAATAATTCAAGCGTTTCATCGCAAACAGTTTCGCCTACTATAACTACAACATATTACGTAACAGGAAAAAATGTTTCGGGATGCACTGGAACGGCACAAGCGGTAGTATTAGTCAACCCTCTGCCATACATAACAACAATGGGAAATTTAATATGTGCTGGTAACTCAGCAAATATGATTGCAGGAGGAGCTACGACTTATACTTGGAGTACTAATCAAATGGGTTCAACCATTGCAGTAACTCCAACAATAACTACAACGTATATGGTAACAGGTATAAATGGAAATAACTGCACAAACACAGCCCAAGCAGTTGTAATTGTAAACCCAAAACCAAATATCACAGCAAACCCTGCAACAATATGCAATGGAGCAAGTGTGAATATAACAGCAAGCAACGGAACAACATATACATGGAATACGGGCTATATAGGTAATCCGTTAAATGTCATGCCCGCAGCAACAATCACATATACGGTGACAGGAACCGATGGCAATGGCTGCACAAATACCGTACAGGCGATAGTAACCGTGAATAACAAGCCGAATGTAACAGCAACCGGAGGAACAATATGTACAGGAGGGAATATAAATATTTCGGCAAACAATGCAACAACATACACATGGAATACGGGCTCAACAAATAATCCATACAATGTAAATCCGACATCAACAACGATTTATTCGGTAACCGGCACAGATGCCAATAGCTGCACAAATACATCACAGGCAACAGTAGCCGTGAATAACAAGCCAAACGTAACAGCAACCGGAGGTTCTACTTGCCCTGGGTCGCCAATAAATGTAGTTGGAGGCAATGGTACGAATTACACATGGAGCACGGGGTTTATCGACAACCCTTTAATTGTAACGCCAACAGCAGCAGCTACATATACAGTTACGGGAGTGGATGTTAATGGCTGTACGAATACTGCACAAGCCACGGTTTCATTGAACCCCACTATTTCAATCAACACAACGAATCCTGCTATTTGCTTTGGAGCAACAACAGTTGTTTCTGCATTTAATGGAGTATCATATACATGGAACATTTCTCTGACGGGCTCAGATATAACAGTTGCTCCAACCTTAACAACAACATACACAGTAACAGGAGTAAATGCATCGGGATGTTCAGGAACCGGACAGGCAACAGTAACCGTAAACCCAAAACCAATCATAGCAGCAAATGGAACAATAATCTGCAACGGAGCAAACGCAAACATTACAGCAATCAATGGAACAACATATACATGGAATACGGGATTTATAGGTAACCCGTTAAATGTTACCCCATCAAATACAACAACGTACACAGTAACCGGCACAGATGCAAACCAATGCACGAACATAGCAACAGCAGCAGTAACAGTGAACCCGAAGCCAGATATTGCGGCAAACGGAACGACAATCTGCAATGGAGCAAGTGTAAATATTACAGCAAGCAATGGAACAACATATACATGGAATACGGGCTTTATAGGTAACCCGTTAAATGTTACACCGGCAAATACGACGACATACAGTGTAACGGGTACAGATGGAAGTGATTGCACAAATACAACGCAGGCAATAGTAACAGTAAATCCGAAACCGACAGTAACCGCAAACAGTCCGATAATATGCGACGGAGCAACAACAACACTGACGGGCTCAGGAGCGACGACATACACATGGAGTCCGGGAGGAGCGGGCACATCAATAGTAGTAACGCCAACCATAACAACAACATATACGGTAACCGGAACAGATGGGGCTGGATGTACAAACACAGCAGTAGCAACAGTAGCGGTAAATGTAAAACCAAACATCACAGCAGCAGGAGGAACAATCTGCAATGGAGGAAATGTAAATATTTCGGCAAGCAATGCAAACACATATACATGGGATACGGGCTCAAATAATAATCCATACAACGTGAGTCCAACGGCAACGACAATTTATAATGTAACAGGTACAGATGGGGAGGGATGTACAAATACAGCACAAACAACAGTAACAGTGAACCAAAAACCAAACATCACAGCAAACGGGACAACAATATGTAACGGAGCAAGTGTAAATATTACGGCAAGCAATGGAACAACATATACATGGAATACGGGCTTTATAGGCAATCCATTAAATGTTACCCCTGCAAATACGACGACATACAGTGTAACGGGTACAGATGGAAGTGATTGCACAAACACAACGCAGGCAATAGTAACAGTAAATGCAAAACCGAATGTAACCGCAAACAGTCCGATAATATGCGACGGAGCAACAACAACACTGACGGGCTCAGGAGCAACAACATACACATGGAGTCCCGGTGGAGCAAGCACATCAATAGTAGTAACGCCAGTTGCAACAACAACATATCAAGTAACCGGCACAGATGGCAATGGATGCACAAATATAGCAACAGCAACAGTAACCGTAAACCCAAAACCAAACATCACAGTAGCAGGAGGAACAATCTGCAATGGAGGAAATGTAAATATTTCGGCAAGCAATGCAAACACATACACATGGAATACGGGCTCAAACAACAATCCGTACAATGTGAGTCCGACGACAACGACAATTTATAATGTAACGGGTACAGATGGGGAGGGATGTACAAATACAGCACAAACAACAGTAACAGTAAACCCAAAACCAAACATCACAGCAAACGGGACAACAATATGTAATGGAGCAAACGCAAACATTACAGCAATCAATGGAGCGACATACATATGGAATACGGGCTTTATAGGCAATCCATTAAATGTTACACCGACAACAACAACGACATACAGTGTAACCGGTACGGATGGCAATGGCTGTACCAACACTGGCTCGGCGATTATAACTGTTTATCCAAATCCAGTTATTAGTGAAATTGTAAATGATGAAATTTGCCTGAACAACAGTGGCTCAGTAAAGATAGATACAAGCGGAGGAGCATCATATACTTATAGCTGGAACAATGGAAAAACGACAAATCCATTAGACAGCTTATCACAAGGCACATATACAGTTACGGTAACAGATTCACATAACTGCAAGTCCGAAAAAACAATAACAGTAAACAACATAGGAATATATCCGAATGGCGAAGCAGCCGTTGATTCAATAAAAGGATTAATAACACATGTATTCAAATATGCATGGAATGGTAATAGCGGAAATACATACGATTGGGATTTTGGAGACAGCACGCACAGCACATTGGAAAATCCCACACATATATATGAAAAAACAGGAAAGTATCATATTAAAATAAAAGTTACAACACAGCAAGGGTGCGAAAGCGAATACGACTTGTATGTTGAAGTAATAAATCCATCGGATATCGAAGTATTCAATATTACAACACCCAATTCAGATGGGCTTAATGATATATTTAAAGTTAAATACAAAGGAGAATTTTCGACATTCAGCATGATGATTTTCAATCGCTGGGGAGTAAAACTATTTGAAACATCGGATATTAACAGCGGCTGGGACGCAAGAAATCATTCCGATGGAACATACTATTACATAATAAAAGCAAAAGCTACAGATAATAAGGAATATGATTTTCACGGAAATGTTACTGTAATCAGATAA
- a CDS encoding tetratricopeptide repeat protein produces the protein MKKIIFIIFILTSYIIHHTSFSFAADKESLTKEQSHAIDSLNYLLKKTKNDETKVEIYNKLSKIYGSNFPKKAYEYANEALLLSGKINNEQLYSNSLHLIGATCFQLNNYDKAVYYYQLSLKIKEKLKDKNGIASLLNNMGVVNLNWGNYTKAIEYYQKSLRIHESSGSKLSVAQTLNNIGIVYRNWKKYEIAIEYFQRSLKIKESIGDSLGIAKTMNNIGTIYYILGNYEKAIECHQKSLKIKERAGYKDGIAISLGNIGEIYFEWEKYKKAIEYYQKSLKISKELGSKFEIAATLNRIGIVYNKNKKYDKALEYYTKSIEVAKSINFKETVIDNYKNFYEVYTSMGNYKKALEYHEKYMILKDSVFTKESNNKIDEFQVKYETEKKDKELILNNKKIEILQRDKKISLLKIYSLVGILLLILIIGVLIYNWQRIKTLKEREIAEKNRQIQEAQKVMMEAEKNQLQKELDYKNKEFMNLGTQIIQKNELMNDIKENLRKFSKDKSPETLVSRIYGMTKLLNQKLYLDRDREEFEKHIELMNQNFYMKLEKLYPNLNDTQKRLACLLKLNMSSKEIASLLGITPRSVDVYKTRLKKMLGVEQDTSIAEFLTNI, from the coding sequence ATGAAAAAAATTATTTTCATAATTTTTATTCTTACATCATACATCATACATCATACTTCTTTTTCTTTCGCAGCCGATAAGGAATCCCTCACAAAAGAACAATCACACGCAATTGACAGCTTAAATTATTTATTAAAAAAAACAAAAAATGACGAAACGAAAGTTGAAATTTATAATAAACTATCAAAAATATATGGTTCCAATTTTCCTAAAAAAGCATACGAATACGCTAATGAGGCATTGTTGCTGTCGGGAAAAATAAATAATGAACAGTTGTATTCCAATTCACTTCACTTGATTGGCGCTACGTGTTTTCAATTAAATAATTACGATAAAGCTGTTTATTACTATCAATTATCTTTAAAAATTAAAGAAAAATTAAAGGATAAGAATGGAATAGCAAGTTTACTGAATAATATGGGAGTTGTTAATTTAAACTGGGGTAATTATACAAAGGCGATTGAATATTATCAAAAATCTTTGAGAATTCACGAAAGTTCAGGGAGCAAACTTTCTGTTGCACAAACATTAAATAATATTGGAATTGTTTATAGAAATTGGAAAAAATATGAAATTGCAATTGAATACTTTCAAAGATCCTTAAAAATAAAAGAATCAATAGGCGATTCTCTTGGAATTGCTAAGACAATGAATAATATAGGAACTATTTATTATATATTGGGCAATTATGAAAAAGCTATTGAATGTCATCAGAAATCTCTTAAAATAAAAGAAAGAGCAGGATATAAAGATGGAATAGCTATATCATTGGGCAATATCGGAGAAATTTATTTTGAATGGGAAAAATATAAAAAAGCAATTGAATATTATCAGAAATCCCTTAAAATATCAAAAGAATTAGGTTCGAAATTCGAAATTGCAGCTACACTTAACAGAATAGGGATTGTTTATAATAAAAATAAGAAATATGATAAAGCATTGGAATATTATACGAAAAGCATTGAGGTTGCCAAATCAATAAATTTTAAAGAAACTGTTATTGATAACTACAAGAACTTTTACGAAGTATATACATCTATGGGCAATTATAAAAAAGCACTTGAGTACCACGAAAAATACATGATTTTAAAAGATTCGGTTTTTACAAAAGAAAGTAATAATAAAATTGATGAGTTTCAGGTTAAATACGAAACCGAAAAGAAAGACAAAGAACTTATACTGAATAATAAAAAGATTGAAATATTACAACGTGATAAAAAAATTAGTTTGTTAAAAATTTATTCACTTGTTGGAATTTTATTACTAATTCTAATAATTGGTGTATTAATTTATAACTGGCAACGGATTAAAACGCTCAAAGAACGTGAAATTGCCGAAAAAAACCGGCAAATTCAGGAAGCACAGAAGGTGATGATGGAAGCAGAAAAAAATCAACTGCAAAAAGAATTAGATTATAAAAACAAAGAATTCATGAATCTGGGCACGCAAATTATTCAGAAAAATGAATTGATGAATGATATAAAAGAAAATTTAAGGAAATTCTCAAAAGACAAAAGTCCCGAAACATTAGTATCCCGCATATATGGTATGACAAAATTATTAAATCAAAAGTTGTATTTAGACCGTGACCGAGAGGAATTTGAAAAACACATAGAACTAATGAACCAGAATTTTTATATGAAATTAGAAAAGCTGTATCCAAATCTTAATGATACTCAAAAAAGGTTAGCTTGCTTACTTAAATTAAATATGTCTTCAAAAGAAATAGCTTCTTTGCTTGGTATTACTCCAAGAAGCGTGGATGTTTACAAAACCCGTCTGAAAAAAATGCTCGGAGTTGAACAGGATACTTCCATTGCCGAATTTCTTACTAACATATAG
- a CDS encoding ATP-binding protein, which yields MNIIREKYLKKIRPYYNKQLIKAITGQRRVGKSFMLQQIRNELLSLHPKANILYIDKEKYEFEFITNHKELIAWVKQNSVKHANYLFIDEVQEIEEFEKALRSLLSDGMYDIYCSGSNSNVFSGELATFLSGRQIEVRIHSLSYQEFIHFHKLKDDKNALSLFMKYGGLPYLINLPKNDEIVYDYLKNIYATILYRDVISRHQIRDNAFLENLLLFLADNTGCIVSANKIADYLKSQRNSKTVSVVINYLHYLEQAYFVNGVKRKEISGKKIFETGEKYYFEDIGLRNAIGGFKPDDIAKVLENIVYNHLSYLGYKVFVGKEGEKEIDFIAEKNGETVYFQVAYLLKNNDVVNREFGNLQQLKDNYPKYVITMDDLPLITSFRGIKQIHLLKFLNSNEF from the coding sequence ATGAATATAATTCGCGAAAAATACCTGAAAAAAATAAGACCTTATTATAATAAGCAACTAATAAAAGCAATTACAGGTCAGCGACGGGTAGGAAAAAGTTTTATGCTTCAACAGATAAGAAATGAACTTTTAAGTTTGCACCCTAAAGCTAATATATTATACATTGATAAGGAAAAATATGAATTTGAATTCATTACCAATCATAAAGAACTTATTGCATGGGTCAAACAAAACAGCGTTAAGCATGCGAACTATTTGTTTATTGACGAAGTACAGGAAATTGAAGAATTTGAAAAAGCGTTACGCAGCCTTTTATCCGATGGCATGTATGATATTTATTGCAGCGGCAGCAACTCAAATGTTTTCTCGGGCGAACTTGCCACTTTTTTAAGCGGAAGGCAAATAGAAGTTCGCATACATAGCTTGTCTTATCAGGAATTTATTCATTTTCATAAACTCAAAGACGACAAAAATGCTCTTTCCCTTTTTATGAAGTACGGTGGCTTGCCTTATCTGATAAACTTACCAAAAAATGATGAAATTGTATATGATTATCTCAAGAACATCTATGCTACTATTTTATACAGAGATGTTATAAGCCGGCATCAGATAAGAGATAATGCGTTTCTTGAAAATCTCCTGCTGTTTTTAGCTGATAATACAGGGTGCATTGTTTCAGCAAACAAAATAGCCGATTACTTAAAATCTCAAAGAAACAGCAAAACTGTTTCCGTAGTTATCAATTACCTTCATTATCTGGAACAGGCATATTTTGTTAATGGTGTAAAAAGAAAAGAAATAAGTGGGAAAAAAATTTTTGAAACCGGCGAAAAGTATTATTTTGAAGATATAGGACTAAGAAATGCAATTGGAGGTTTTAAACCCGATGATATTGCGAAGGTGCTTGAAAACATAGTTTATAATCATCTTTCTTATCTTGGTTATAAAGTTTTTGTTGGAAAAGAAGGCGAAAAAGAAATTGATTTTATTGCAGAAAAAAATGGCGAAACGGTTTATTTTCAGGTTGCATATTTACTGAAAAATAACGATGTTGTTAATAGAGAGTTTGGAAATTTACAACAGTTAAAAGATAATTATCCTAAATACGTCATTACTATGGACGACTTACCTTTGATTACATCATTCAGGGGTATTAAACAGATACATTTATTAAAATTTTTAAACAGTAACGAATTTTGA
- a CDS encoding T9SS type A sorting domain-containing protein gives MKKIVLLIGMLICGYAYSQSVSPEVIASSGEYFIGTNATLSWTLGEPVTETFTGTNNILTQGFQQKYDIGAIIEEKENLYQISVFPNPVKDVLNVNINLGFDNQYTSQLFDMQGQLLTSNSFTGNTENINMASFSVGSYFLKINNSKGETIKTFKIVRNY, from the coding sequence ATGAAAAAAATAGTTTTACTTATCGGAATGTTGATATGCGGATATGCATACAGTCAAAGCGTAAGCCCTGAAGTTATCGCCTCATCAGGCGAATATTTTATAGGCACAAATGCAACACTAAGCTGGACACTCGGCGAACCGGTTACCGAAACTTTTACCGGAACAAATAATATTTTAACTCAAGGATTTCAGCAAAAATACGATATTGGAGCTATTATAGAGGAAAAGGAAAATTTATATCAGATAAGTGTTTTTCCAAATCCTGTAAAAGATGTGTTGAATGTTAATATTAATTTAGGTTTTGATAACCAATACACCTCGCAGTTATTCGATATGCAGGGGCAATTATTAACGAGTAACAGTTTTACAGGAAATACAGAAAATATTAATATGGCTTCTTTTTCTGTAGGCAGCTATTTTTTAAAAATAAATAACTCAAAAGGAGAAACTATTAAAACATTTAAAATTGTCAGGAATTATTAA
- a CDS encoding T9SS type A sorting domain-containing protein: protein MKKLFFIIGILACGYAYSQSVSPEVIASSGEYFIGTNATLSWTLGEPVTETFTGTNNILTQGFQQKYDIATIQEENKNTYQISVFPNPTKDVLNVIINLGLDNKYTTQLFDMQGKLLVSNSFTGNSESINMNPFTSGNYLLRINNSKGEIIKTLKIVRNY from the coding sequence ATGAAAAAATTATTTTTTATTATAGGAATATTGGCATGCGGATATGCATACAGTCAAAGCGTAAGTCCTGAAGTTATTGCTTCATCAGGCGAATATTTTATAGGCACAAATGCAACATTAAGCTGGACACTCGGCGAACCGGTTACCGAAACTTTTACCGGAACAAATAATATTTTAACTCAGGGATTTCAGCAAAAATATGATATTGCAACCATTCAGGAAGAAAATAAAAACACATATCAAATTAGTGTTTTCCCGAATCCAACAAAAGACGTGCTGAATGTAATTATTAATTTAGGTTTAGATAATAAATACACCACTCAGTTATTCGATATGCAAGGAAAATTATTAGTAAGCAACAGTTTTACGGGAAACAGTGAAAGTATTAATATGAACCCTTTTACTTCCGGCAATTACCTTTTGAGAATAAACAACTCAAAAGGAGAAATAATAAAAACATTAAAGATTGTCAGGAATTATTGA